One window from the genome of Nitrospinota bacterium encodes:
- a CDS encoding glycosyltransferase family 39 protein, whose protein sequence is MQSEIPALNFPLSRIKPVLPVLLYAALIGYFYSFSQYGFNIWDEGGFANGTLRTLNGQKALEDFNPNGYLPGRYIYGALFFKLFGVDIQTLRLSVVLLTPAMVFMVYAISRRIMPPGFAFLAALLMLSAPSMYYNRFFPFFTVLNLYCLLNVLEKKRIQDFLLLGGSVLLAGFFKFEIALIALLISLALIAVIIFQGKEGLLLHRISAESQSPRSKLLLWLSGTFLTAAFFATLWYFLQQDFFGKVFQLVVEAHNVWGNPFPDVFPIGALYEKLGPHKMFEHLLFYLPLWVYGAVGVVLLRRFIRPKMKTSPMDFALLIILSFGICVFGLVIWRAGFDNLLRTLPPFYILFCYLLYLAHKNVLHWLGDSEEATQPFALSKKIPVNVLAVFLPFVFFYEMNTHHGFYAGSIGAMKHETQLVALDRLRVYTHPAEAKWLEEVVNRIEIYTNKGDPILALPLNPVFYFLTDRINPTRYDWILPGMLTPEEEKGMVEQLKTDPPKMIIYVDIPIDGKEERRLTNYAPQLYGFIVENYRFDEMIGLFQILLPNKTG, encoded by the coding sequence ATGCAAAGTGAAATTCCCGCATTGAACTTCCCTCTCTCCCGAATCAAACCCGTCCTCCCCGTTTTACTGTACGCGGCGCTGATCGGATACTTTTATTCCTTTTCACAATACGGGTTCAATATCTGGGATGAAGGCGGGTTCGCCAATGGAACTTTAAGGACCTTGAACGGCCAAAAGGCGCTTGAGGATTTCAATCCCAACGGCTACCTGCCGGGACGCTATATCTACGGGGCCCTATTTTTTAAACTGTTCGGAGTCGACATTCAGACTCTGCGTCTGAGCGTTGTCCTCCTGACACCGGCGATGGTCTTCATGGTCTATGCGATTTCGAGGCGGATCATGCCTCCGGGATTCGCTTTTCTCGCCGCTCTTCTTATGCTGTCGGCGCCCTCAATGTACTACAACCGTTTTTTCCCATTTTTTACGGTGTTAAATCTTTACTGCCTGCTCAATGTCCTCGAAAAAAAAAGAATTCAGGATTTTCTGTTGCTGGGCGGGTCGGTTCTCCTCGCGGGCTTTTTCAAATTCGAAATCGCCCTGATCGCGCTACTTATCTCACTGGCTCTGATCGCGGTTATTATCTTTCAGGGCAAGGAAGGGCTCCTTCTCCATAGAATTAGTGCAGAATCGCAATCGCCAAGGTCCAAACTGCTTTTGTGGTTATCCGGTACTTTTCTGACGGCGGCATTTTTTGCAACTCTCTGGTATTTTCTGCAACAGGATTTTTTCGGCAAAGTATTCCAACTGGTGGTGGAAGCGCACAACGTCTGGGGCAACCCGTTTCCAGATGTTTTTCCAATTGGCGCTCTCTATGAAAAACTGGGGCCGCACAAGATGTTCGAGCATCTGCTTTTTTACCTGCCTCTCTGGGTTTATGGAGCGGTGGGAGTTGTTCTTCTGCGGCGATTCATTCGACCTAAAATGAAAACCTCGCCAATGGATTTTGCCCTCTTGATAATTTTATCCTTTGGGATTTGCGTGTTCGGTCTTGTTATCTGGCGGGCCGGCTTCGATAACCTTTTAAGAACACTTCCGCCTTTTTATATCCTGTTTTGCTATCTGCTTTATTTGGCTCACAAAAATGTTCTGCACTGGCTTGGAGACTCTGAAGAAGCCACGCAACCGTTTGCTTTATCAAAAAAGATTCCTGTGAATGTTTTAGCGGTTTTTCTTCCCTTCGTATTTTTTTACGAGATGAATACTCATCATGGGTTTTACGCCGGCAGTATCGGGGCGATGAAACACGAGACGCAATTGGTTGCGCTGGATAGGCTTCGGGTGTACACCCATCCGGCGGAAGCCAAATGGCTTGAGGAAGTAGTGAATCGCATTGAGATTTATACCAACAAGGGCGACCCCATTCTGGCCCTGCCTCTCAATCCGGTTTTCTATTTTCTCACGGATCGTATCAACCCGACCCGCTACGATTGGATCTTGCCGGGCATGTTGACGCCAGAGGAAGAGAAAGGAATGGTCGAGCAATTAAAAACTGACCCACCCAAAATGATTATTTATGTGGACATCCCCATAGATGGGAAAGAGGAAAGACGACTGACCAACTACGCTCCCCAGCTATACGGGTTCATCGTCGAGAATTACCGGTTCGATGAAATGATCGGTCTGTTTCAGATTCTGCTTCCTAACAAGACTGGCTGA